TGCTGCCGGGCTGCGCCTGTTTTTTCCGCGAATGGAATGGGGTGGGGGAATGTCCGTGAAGTCGAAGCCGAGCTCTTTGAGGCTCTTCACCTTGCGTTTTCGTGCAAAAATCATCCTCGGCTTCGTGGCGGTGCTGGCCATCCTCGCCGTCAGCATGGCGTTCGCCTATTTCGGTTTCGAGCGAATTGCGGGGGCCGTCGCGTCCTACCGGACCAGCGTGGCGGAAGCAAACCTGGCACGGACCATCGATCGCGAGTTGATCAGCTATCAGGGGCTGACCAGGGCTTACACGCTGACCGGTGCGGCGGATGACGAAACCGCGGCCAAGGCGGCGGAAGAGAATCTGAAGGCGGCGATCGCCAAGTCGATGTCCGCGACGTCCGGCGCGGCACGCCGCGAGGAGATCGGCAAGCTCGAGGCCGAGTTCCAGCGCTTCACAAAGGTCTTCGGCGAGATCATCACGCTGACCCGCGCCAACAACAAGATCGCTGCCGATGAGCTGAACGCTGTCGGCAACAAGATCCGCTTCAAATTCGACGATCTCGCCGATACCGCAGCGCTTGCCGGGCTCGCGTCGGTGCAGACAACGGCCAAGGACATCACCTCGCAATATCTTGCGGTGTCCACATCGGTCGGCGCCTTCGTTGCCAAGCCGGATCCGAAGACCGCCGACGGGGTCGTCGCCCGCATCAAATTCTTGGAAACACTGCTGGTCTCGATCTACGCCAACGACCAGAAGATTACCGACCGTGTCACCGAGATCGGCAATCTCTTGAAGCAATACCGCGCCTCCTTCGCAAAGCTGTCGGAGAACGTGAAGGTCATCGTCAAGTCGAATGCCGAGATGACCAAAACGGCGGCTTCCATCCTCAAGCTCTCCGGCGAATTGCGGTCGGACCTGTCGGCCGATCAGCAGCGCATCGAGGCGGGCGCGAATACGGCGATCGGGGAAACCGAGCAGCTGATGCTGATGCTGGCGCTAGGCGGTCTCGCCATCGGTGCCGCGCTGGCGCTGATGCTCGGCAATGGCATCTCGCGGCCGATGATCGCGATGTGCAAGGCGATGCGTGAGCTCGCCTCGGGCAATTTCGACGTCGTGTTGCCCGGCCTCGGGCGCAAGGACGAGATCGGCGAGATGGCCAGTGCCGTCGAGGAGTTCAAGGTCCAGGCCGTGGCCAAAGCCGAGCGCGATGCGGCGGCCAGCGAATCCCAGAACAGGGAGCAGGCGGCAAGCCGCCGCGCCGAGCTGATCCGCTTTGCCGATGATTTCGAGAGCGCCGTGGGCGCAATCGTATCCAATGTTTCGGCCTCTGCCGTGCAGCTCGAATCGTCGGCGTCCACACTGACGCGTACCGCCGAGACCACGCAGACCTTGTCGAGCCAGGTCGCCGGCGTCTCCGAACAGGCCTCGAGCAACATGCAGTCGGTCGCGACCGCGACGGAAGAGCTGTCGGCCTCGGTCGAGGAGATCGGCCGCCAGGTCCGCGATTCCAGCCGCATTGCCGAGGCTGCCGTGGTCCAGGCCAAGGAGACCGACGGCCGGATCGGCAAGCTCTCGCACGCGGCTCAGCAGATCGGCGAGGTGGTCAAGCTGATCACCGCGATTGCCGAGCAGACCAATCTTCTGGCGCTGAATGCGACCATTGAGGCGGCGCGTGCCGGTGAAGCCGGCCGCGGCTTTGCGGTGGTCGCAAGCGAGGTGAAGTCGCTGGCGAGCCAGACCGCCAAGGCGACCGACGAAATTTCGTCGCACATCGCGGGCATGCAGGGCGCGACCGCCGAGTCGGTCGCCGCGATCAAGGAGATCGGTGCGACCATCGGCAAGATCTCGTCGATCTCGACCTCGATTGCCAGCGCGGTGGAAGAGCAGGGCGCCGCGACCCAGGAGATCGCCCGCAGCGTCCAGAACGTCGCGCAGGGCACCGAGACAGCCGCAACCGATATCGGCCAGGTCAACCGCGGCGCGGCCGAAACCGGCTCGGCCTCCGAGGAGGTGCTGAATTCGGCGAAGACGCTGTCGTCCGAAAGCACCCGCCTCCGCGCCGAGCTCGACCGCTTCATGGCGAATATCAGGGCGGCGTAACTTCGCTGCATCTGAAGTCCGCGCCGTGACATCACCCTCCGCTGTCGTCCCGGACAAGCGCGCCTCAAGCGCGCGCCGATCCGGGACCCATAACCACCGAACTTCGCTGTTACACGAGCTGGCAACTCCGAGTCTTCGCAAAACGATTGCTGCGGAGTATGGGTCCCCGATCGGCGCTTCACTCCCGACAACGCCGCGCGTCGTCGGAATTTGCGCTTGTCCGGGACGACAGCGAAGTAAGTGGCGCGGCTACAGGCTCATTCCTTCCCGAACGCCCGCTTCAGCTCCACCTTCGCTTTTTCCAATCGCTCACGCTGTGTCCTTGGTAAGGTCTTGCCGGCGCGGTTGATGTAGAACGTCAGCATCGACAGCGCGGAGCGATAGGCGCCGGTCTTGCGGCGCGTGCTGTGTTCGGCCGAGCGCTTCAGCGAGGCTGCGATCTTCTTCGGGCTTGTGAGCTTGAACACACCGCGCTTCAGATCGAGCGCGTCGCTCTCCTTCGTCACGCGCTGCGACCAGCGCTTGGGCGCGGCGTGCTTTGTGCTCTTAAGGGGGCCGCTGCGCCTCGCGCTGGTTTTCTTCCGTGCTGCTGGTTTGCGCGAATGTGTCGTCTTTCTGACATGAGCCATGCATCAACTCCTTGCGGCTGCAGCGGAAACGGCCGGCATTCGCCGACGTTCCTAAGGGAACCGGCAGATGCCGCAGACGTTGTCGCAGGTGGCCGGGCCGAATGCCGCACCCCCAGACCCAGCAATGTCATGGAATTGCAGCAGAGCGCAGCGCTGAATGATGGATCCGTAGTCTCGAGGGCGGCCGCAACCGATCGCATCATCGAGACCAGCATTCCCGCGCGGCTCGATGCCCTACCCTGGAGCAGCTTCCACACCCGCGTGGTGCTGGCGCTGGGCATCACCTGGATTCTCGACGGCCTCGAGGTGACGCTCGCAGGCGCGCTGTCGGGGGCGCTGAAACAGAGCCCGACGCTGCGCTTCTCCAATCTCGATCTCGGAATCGCGAATTCTGCTTATCTTGCCGGCGCCGTGCTCGGCGCGCTCGGGTTTGGCTGGCTGACCGATCGCATCGGCCGCAAGAAGCTGTTCTTCATTACGCTTGCCCTTTATCTCTCCGCGACGGCCGCGACCGCGCTGTCGTGGAATGTCGCAAGCTACGCGCTGTTCCGCTTCCTCACTGGCGCCGGCATCGGCGGCGAATACACTGCGATCAACTCGACCATCCAGGAGCTGGTGCCTGCGCGCTATCGCGGCTGGACGGATCTGGTCATCAACGGCAGCTTCTGGATCGGCGCGGCGATGGGCGCAGTCGCGGCCATCGTGCTGCTCGATCCCGCGGTGATTGGTCCCGATCTCGGCTGGCGTCTTGCCTATCTCATTGGCGCCACCATCGGCCTCGTCGTGCTGTTGATGCGGATGTGGATCCCGGAAAGCCCGCGCTGGCTGATGATCCATGGCCGCCCCGAGCAGGCGCACGAGATCGTCGACGGCATCGAGCGCTCGGTGATCGGTCATGATCAGAAGGCGAGCCGCGAGAGTTTCCCCAAGATGCGGCTGAAGATGCGCGATCACACCCCGATCAGCGAAGTCGCGCAGACCCTGTTCGGCACTTATCGCCAGCGCGCGCTGGTTGGCCTGACGCTGATGGTCGCGCAGGCCTTCTTCTACAATGCGATCTTCTTCACTTTCGCGCTGGTGCTGACGGATTTCTATGGCATCAGCGCCGATCACGTCGGCTGGTACCTGCTGCCGTTCGCGGCCGGCAATTTCCTCGGCCCGCTCTTGCTCGGTCGTCTGTTCGACACGCTCGGCCGCCGCACCATGATCATGTTCACCTATGGTATCTCGGGCGTGCTGCTGGCGGTGTCGGGCTATCTGTTCTCGACCGGCGCGTTGAGTGCGCAGGGGCAGACCATCGCCTGGATGGTGATCTTCTTCTTTGCGTCGCCCGCGGCGAGCGCAGCCTATCTCACCGTCAGCGAGACTTTCCCGCTGGAAGTCCGCGCACTGGCGATTGCGGTGTTCTATGCGGTGGGCACTGGCATCGGCGGTGTGATCGGTCCTGCGCTGTTCGGCGCGCTGATCGATACGGGGTCACGCAACAGCGTGTTCGCCGGCTATTTGCTGGGGGCCGTCCTGATGATCGCGGCTGCGATCGTGGCGTGGCGCTACGCAATCTCGGCGGAGCGCAAATCGCTCGAACAAATCGCGCGGCCGCTCGCTTCCATGGAGTAGACTGATGAAACCGGAACTTGCCGAACTGGACCAGAAGCCTCCCATGCCTGACGAAGAAGCGCCCGACGCCGTGCCCGTGCCGCATGCGCTCGTCCCGCATCTTGACGAGACCGCGATTCTGCTCGACATCGACGGCACGCTGCTCGATCTGATGCCGACACCGCGCGAAGTGTGGGTGCCTCCGGGCCTGTCCGAGACGCTGAATCGCCTGACGGAGCGCACCTCAGGCGCGCTGGCCATGGTCAGCGGCCGCTCGCTCAACGACATCGACCTGATCTTCGCTCCCGACGTGTTTCGCGCCGTTGCCGGTCACGGTGCGGAGATGCGGCTGTCGGTGGACAACGAGGCCGACGACGTGCACGCGCCGCCGATGGACAAGGAGTTGAAGCGGCGGCTGGCCGCGATTGCAAAGCTCAGCCCCGGTATTCTGCTCGAGGACAAGGGCTATTCGCTGGCGCTGCATTATCGCCTCGCGCCGCATGCGGAGAAGGCGATCTATGAAGCCGTCTCGCTGATCCGCGCCGATCTGCCCAATGCGCCGATCGAGGTGTTGCCCGGCAAGTTCGTCTGCGAAATCAAGCATTCCGGTTTCACCAAGGCGACCGGTGTGCGCGAGCTGATGAAGCATGAGCCATTTAGGGGACGCCGCCCGATCTTCATCGGCGACGACGTCACCGATGAAACCGTGTTCGCGATCATGCCCGACATGAACGGGCTTTCCTTCTCGGTCGGCCGCCGCGCCATCGGTGTCAACGGTCACTTCGATGCGCCGAACGAGGTGCGTGCGTTCCTCGCGCGGTTGCTCGACGACACGAGGTTGGAATAAGGCGCGGTCATCGCACGGCCATATTGTCACGCGCGCAGTTCCCCTGCGCGCGCTCGTCCGGCTGCGCGGAATCGGTCTTTCCCGAGTGAAATCTCCGGGTTCCCTCGAAGGAAACAGGTTCCAACGCGCATGCCTGACTTTGGTTTCATTTCGTAGAAATGATGACAGGAACCATATTGATGAACGGCAGTTAAACGGGGTGGAATGAACAGGAGGGGACGACCTGTGAACTTAGTTGTCGTTTCAAATCGAGTTGCGCGCGGCAAGCCCAACGAGCCCATGACGGGCGGCCTCGCAGCGGCACTGCTTCCCGTTGTCGAGCATTCGGGCGCCATCTGGGTCGGCTCCTCCGGCCGCGTGCGTGATGGCCACCAGAAGGAGCCGTTCGCCGAGATCGAGGCGCTGGGGTCAGGCGCGATAGCGACGCTGGACCTGCCGGCCGCGCATTATGGCGGATATTACGAAGGCTTTGCCAACTCGGCATTGTGGCCGGCGCTGCATTCGCGCAGCGATCTGATCCGCGTCTCGCGCGATGACTATCTCAGCTATCGCGAGGTCAACGCCTTCATGGCGCGGGCCCTGATGCGCTTCCGCAAAAACAAGACCGCGTTCTGGGTGCAGGACTATCATTTCCTCGCGCTCGGCGCGGAGCTGCGCGATCTCGGCGTCGATGATCCCGTCGGCTTCTTCCTGCACACGCCGTGGCCGGTCGCTGCGGTGATGCAGGGCGTGCCCAATCATCGTGAGCTGATCACGGCGATGCTGGCCTACGACCTGCTCGGTTTCCAGACCGAGAGTGATTGCCAGAATTTTCTCGGCTATGCCGGCGGCGAGCTCGGCCTCATCATCGAGGACGGCGTCGTGCTCTCGCAGCACGGCCGCACGCGCTGCGAGGTGTTTCCGATCGGCATCGATGCGGAGAAGTTCGCGGCCTACGCCGCGAAGTCGGCTTCGCATCCCGACGTTTCGCGCCTGCGCCGCAGCCTCAACGGCGAGCGGCTGGCGATCGGCGTCGACCGGCTCGACTATTCCAAGGGGCTCGTCAACCGCATCAGCGCGTTCGATCGGCTCTGGACGGAGCAGCCGCAGTTTGCGCGGAGCATCTCGCTGCTGCAGATCGCCAATCCGTCGCGCGGCGGAATCGAGGCCTATGGCAATCTCCAGAGCGAGGTCGCCCGCCTCGTCACCGACGTCAACGGTCGCCACGGCGAGGTCGACTGGACGCCGATCCGCTATCTCAACAAGGGCTTTAGCCAGGCCGTGCTCGCCGGCCTCTACCGCACCGCGCAGGTCGGCGTGGTGACTCCGCTTCATGACGGTATGAACCTCGTCGCCAAGGAATACGTCGCCGCGCAGAACCCGGCCGATCCCGGCGTGCTGGTGCTGTCGAAATTCGCCGGCGCCGCCGACGAGCTCGACACCGCGTTGCTGGTCAACCCGCATGACATCGACGGCATGGCGCGCGCGATCGCAGTCGCCGCTGCGATGCCGCTCACGGAGCGCAAGATGCGCTGGGATGCGATGATGAAGAAATTGCGCGGCCACACCATCCAGCAATGGTCGTCGGATTTCGTTGCCGAGCTGGAGAAGTGCCGCACCGAGAAGGTCGCAGCCGCCCCGCTCGCGGCACAACCGCCACAAGCGCTCCGTTGGCTGAAATCGGCGATCTCAGGTGTGCGGTTGATCTAGGAGAGCTCGATGGATCTCCCCTCTCACGAGGGGAGACCGGGTCTCAATAGCAGTACGACACCCCATCCAGGATCGCACATTGTCGCTTGTTCGGCGCATTCGGATCATCCATCGGCACTACGCCCTTGCCCTGGCCGACGAAAACACCGGGGCCGACATGCACTGAGCTCTTGTTGCCGACGATCACGCTCTGGTGCGGCGTCGAACTGGAGCGGGTCCCGTCCGGCCAGAGGATGGTATCGCCAGAAAGCACACCGCGCCGCCCGTCGTCGCAGGTCACATCGACGCCCTGCCTGCTGCAAGCCTGCGCCTTGGCGGGTACGGTCAAGGCGGCGGCAAGGGCCGAAATCAGGCCGAGTATGGCGATGGTTTTGCGGATGGTCATGGGGTCCCTGGTCGTGTTTGGCGGCTTCAAGTGAATCGTCGCACCAAACCCGCACCTGGTTCAGCCTAACGAAGGTTCCAGCCGATCGTGTGGACGATATATTCTCTTTTAGAAACAATATGTTGCGGAAAATTCGCCCGATTGCCCCGCGATCTCTTGCAAAATCATCGGCGCCCCTTCAAGAGAGGGCGCTCCGGAGAGATGGCCGAGTGGCTTAAGGCGCACGCTTGGAAAGCGTGTGTGCGGGAAACCGTACCGTGGGTTCGAATCCCACTCTCTCCGCCATTTGCGCAATTCGCACGCCGCTTTGCGCCACGCCTTGCACCGCCCTCCAAGTCCGTCTTCGGCTCGCGCGCACTTGCGGCGACAGGCCTCAACGGACTTCGGTTCGAAGGACCTGGTGCAACAAAGGCGGTGTGCGGGGCGATCCCGGCATCGACGAGATTACGCTTCCCGGGACCTTCTACCGCTGCTCGGTGGCGATGCGCAGACCCAAAGCAATCAGGACGACTCCGGTTGCGCCCTCCACAAGGCACCGCATGGCGGGACGTTGAAGTGCATTCCGCACCTTGTGGATGGCTGCGGCATAAAATGCGAGCCAGAGGAAGGTCATGACTGCAAAGACAATTCCAAGAGCGAGCAGTGTCGCAAAGGTCGAGCCGCCCATCGGTGCAAACTGGGGGAGCAGGCTGGTGAAGAAAACAGCCATCTTGGGATTGCCGAGATCGCTGATGAGCCCCTGCCTGAAAGCGATCCAAGGACGTACGCGGCCATGGGGTTCGTTTTCGACCGCAATGCCCGAACCTTGTTCCGGCGGCCAAATGGCTTCGTACAACGCGCAGATGCCCAGATAGATAAGATAAGCGGCCCCCAAATACTTGATCGTGAGAAACAGTGGTGCCGAGGCCACCAGAAGAGTAGCGAGGCCGACGCTGGTCGCCAGGGCCCAGACTGTCTGTCCAATTGCTATGCCGGCCGCCGTGCAAATCCCGCCCATCCGCCCGGCCAAAAGGGTGCTGCGGATCGTCGTGGCCGTATCGGGCCCCGGCGTGACGATGACGATGATCGACGTCCCGATGAATGCGAGAAAAGTTAGCATGCTCCGCTGCTCCTCCACATTGCCGGCGACTATGATACACACTGCTGAGGTTTTCGGTCCGGCTCGGCGATATGTTTTTGCCTGCTATGCCAGACAATCTTCAATCCGGATTGGCAGATTGCGAATGCGCTTGCCGATGGCATCATAGACAGCGTTGGCAATCGCCGCCTGGATCCCTGCCGTGCCCAGCATGCCGATGCCCTTCACGCCACCAGGAAGGTGCGGATCATCCTCCTCGATCATCGCGATGTCGAATTCGGGCATGTCGGCATGGACAGGGACGAGGTAGTCCGCAAAGGACTTGCCCAGGATGCAGCCCGTGGTCCGATCGGTGACCGTCTGCTCGTGCAGCGCCATGCCGATGCCGCCGATAAGTCCGCCGATATATTGGCTCCGGGCGAGCAACGGATTGACGATCCGCCCGGCGGCGAAGGCGGCGCATACGCGCCGCACTCGCACCTCTCCAAGGCCGGTGTCGACGCCCACTTCGACAAATATCGCGCCATATCCCATGCCGGTGGCCGCAAGGTTCTGGTGGTCGGTCGCGGGGCTTTCACCCTCCGCTTCGAGACCGTCCGGCGCCGCTCGTGCAAGCACGTCGACCAGCCTTTCGCCTGCGTTGCTTGAGCGACTGCCGATCATTTCGTCTCTGAATTCGAGATCGTCAGTCGGCTTGCCGCTGAGGGGCGAAGTCGCCTTCGCAACAGCGGCGCGCACCAATGCCGCGCGCAATTTCGATGTGGCCGCCTCGACCGCGGGGAATATGCTTGCCGTAACCTGCGAGCCGCCCGAAAAAGGACCATCGGGCAACGAGGTGTCGCCGAGCTCGACGGTCACTTTTTCCATGGAAATACCGAGCGCATCGGCCGCAATCTGGGCGAGCGCTGTGTAGGTGCCAGACCCCATGTCCTGAGTGCCGCACTGGACCAGAAGCGACCCGTCACGGCTCAGAGACACACGGGCACGGCACGCCTGGCGGATCGCCGGATAGAGCGTCGTTGCCATGCCCAAGCCGATCTTCCAGCGATCGAGCTGAGTTGCCGATTGACGGTGACGATGTGCCCAGCCAAACCGCTCCGCACCGACGCGATAGCATTCGAGAAGGCTGTTACTGCTCCAGGGCCGACCGGACTCCTGATCGTGATCGGCAAAATTGCGTACACGCAGTTCCAGTGGATCGATGCCGGTTAGCTCCGCCGCCTCGTCCATCGCCGATTCCAGCGCAAACGTCCCCGGCGCCGTCCCGGGAGCGCGCATCGGGACCGGCTGGGGTTCGTTGGTGCGGACAAGCCGGTGATGCGTGCTCACATTGGGGCAGGCGTACAGGAATCGGGTGTAGACTGCGGTCGAGTCCGAAAACTCCGCATGGCTGGAGGTTTGGGCGACAACATCATGCTCGATCGCCGTCAGACGGCCATCGACGAAACCGAGGGCGAGATCCTGTGCTGTCTCTTGCCGCCGCCCAACAAGGGTGAACATCTGGGCGCGGGAGAGTTCGAGACGCACCGGACGGCCCGCTTTTCGCGATGCCAGCATGGCCCAGAGCATCCACGGCCACCAGAGTTGCCCTTTGCACCCGAACCCGCCTCCCAGAAAACGCGCCAGCACGCGAATGTCGGCGGCTTGCATGTCAAACGCCTGGGCAATAACCGCCCGTGTGCCGAAGACAGCTTGGGTCGACGTATGAACGACGGCTTTGCCATTCTCCCACCAGCACACCACGGCGTGCGGTTCCAGCGGATGATGGTTGTTGACGGCCGTGACGTAGTGGTTCCGGACGACATGCTCGGCATCGTCCAGCGCTTTGGAGGAATCGCCGCGCCGGCTCGCGGCCGGGAAACGCCCGACGGTCGCAGGCGAATAGGCCGAGCTCAAGGCCTGATCCATCTGCGTCAACGCGGGCTTCGCCGTGATCGAGACCTGAACTGCGCGCGCCGCTTCACGGGCTTGCGCCAATGTGTCGGCCGCGACCAGCGCTACGGGCTGCCCGTGAAAATGGACGGCTGTCTCCCGGATCAAGGCGTTTGCCGCCGACGGCTTGAGGGACGCAGCATCCGTGTGCGTGACGATTGCTGCAAATCCCGGAAGCGCTGCAGCCCGCGACGCGTCGAGGCCCTGCAATTCCCCGCTGGCGACTGACGATTCGATCAGCGCCGCATGCAGCATGCCTTCGGGGATGATCTCGCCTTCATAACGGGCTTGGCCAGTGACTTTGAGCATGCCTTCGTAGCGCTCGAACGATGCAGCATTCACGATTGGCCTCCAACCGTTTGCAGGGTGCGAATGACGGCGTTGCGCAACAAGGGGATTTTGAACGCGTTGTTTTCCAAGGGGCTGGCGCCTTCAATCGCCAGTTCGGCGGCAGCGACGAATGCCTGCTGCGTCGGCACACGACCGACCAGCGCCGCTTCACTCGGGCGCAGTCGCCAGGGCAAGGGCGCAACCCCGCCCGCCGCAAGCCTTACCTCGGCGATGACGCCATCCTCGATCCGCAGAGCGGCGGCGACGGAGACGACCGCGAATTCGAACGAGGCACGATCGCGTATCTTCAGATAGGTTGATCGGGTCGCGAACCGTGACGCGTCACGGACATGTATGGCGGTGATCATATCGCCGGCGGCGAGCGACGAATCGGGCGCGGTGGTCGCGCCCGGAAGCGGATAGAGATCCTCTAGCGCAAGGCGCCGTTCCCCTGTGGCACTCGCGACCACGATTTCCGCATCGAGCGCTGCGAGCGCCACGGCGAGATCGGAGGCATGCGTCGCGACGCATCCTGCACTGCCGCCGAACAGCGCCGCTTGACGGTTCTCGCCGTGCCGGGCGCCACACCCGGAGCCGGGATCGTGCTTGTTGCAGGCCAATCCGCGGTCGCGAAAATAGGGACAGCGTGTCCGCTGCAGCAGGTTGCCGCCGATCGTCGCCTGATTCCTGATCTGTCCGCTCGCGCTGGCAAGGATGGCCGCGCAAATCAGCGGGTGGCGAGCAGTCACGTCCGGATGAGCCGCAACCTCGCTCAGTC
This genomic interval from Bradyrhizobium guangzhouense contains the following:
- a CDS encoding methyl-accepting chemotaxis protein; its protein translation is MSVKSKPSSLRLFTLRFRAKIILGFVAVLAILAVSMAFAYFGFERIAGAVASYRTSVAEANLARTIDRELISYQGLTRAYTLTGAADDETAAKAAEENLKAAIAKSMSATSGAARREEIGKLEAEFQRFTKVFGEIITLTRANNKIAADELNAVGNKIRFKFDDLADTAALAGLASVQTTAKDITSQYLAVSTSVGAFVAKPDPKTADGVVARIKFLETLLVSIYANDQKITDRVTEIGNLLKQYRASFAKLSENVKVIVKSNAEMTKTAASILKLSGELRSDLSADQQRIEAGANTAIGETEQLMLMLALGGLAIGAALALMLGNGISRPMIAMCKAMRELASGNFDVVLPGLGRKDEIGEMASAVEEFKVQAVAKAERDAAASESQNREQAASRRAELIRFADDFESAVGAIVSNVSASAVQLESSASTLTRTAETTQTLSSQVAGVSEQASSNMQSVATATEELSASVEEIGRQVRDSSRIAEAAVVQAKETDGRIGKLSHAAQQIGEVVKLITAIAEQTNLLALNATIEAARAGEAGRGFAVVASEVKSLASQTAKATDEISSHIAGMQGATAESVAAIKEIGATIGKISSISTSIASAVEEQGAATQEIARSVQNVAQGTETAATDIGQVNRGAAETGSASEEVLNSAKTLSSESTRLRAELDRFMANIRAA
- a CDS encoding DUF3175 domain-containing protein, yielding MAHVRKTTHSRKPAARKKTSARRSGPLKSTKHAAPKRWSQRVTKESDALDLKRGVFKLTSPKKIAASLKRSAEHSTRRKTGAYRSALSMLTFYINRAGKTLPRTQRERLEKAKVELKRAFGKE
- a CDS encoding MFS transporter; its protein translation is MELQQSAALNDGSVVSRAAATDRIIETSIPARLDALPWSSFHTRVVLALGITWILDGLEVTLAGALSGALKQSPTLRFSNLDLGIANSAYLAGAVLGALGFGWLTDRIGRKKLFFITLALYLSATAATALSWNVASYALFRFLTGAGIGGEYTAINSTIQELVPARYRGWTDLVINGSFWIGAAMGAVAAIVLLDPAVIGPDLGWRLAYLIGATIGLVVLLMRMWIPESPRWLMIHGRPEQAHEIVDGIERSVIGHDQKASRESFPKMRLKMRDHTPISEVAQTLFGTYRQRALVGLTLMVAQAFFYNAIFFTFALVLTDFYGISADHVGWYLLPFAAGNFLGPLLLGRLFDTLGRRTMIMFTYGISGVLLAVSGYLFSTGALSAQGQTIAWMVIFFFASPAASAAYLTVSETFPLEVRALAIAVFYAVGTGIGGVIGPALFGALIDTGSRNSVFAGYLLGAVLMIAAAIVAWRYAISAERKSLEQIARPLASME
- the otsB gene encoding trehalose-phosphatase, with protein sequence MKPELAELDQKPPMPDEEAPDAVPVPHALVPHLDETAILLDIDGTLLDLMPTPREVWVPPGLSETLNRLTERTSGALAMVSGRSLNDIDLIFAPDVFRAVAGHGAEMRLSVDNEADDVHAPPMDKELKRRLAAIAKLSPGILLEDKGYSLALHYRLAPHAEKAIYEAVSLIRADLPNAPIEVLPGKFVCEIKHSGFTKATGVRELMKHEPFRGRRPIFIGDDVTDETVFAIMPDMNGLSFSVGRRAIGVNGHFDAPNEVRAFLARLLDDTRLE
- a CDS encoding trehalose-6-phosphate synthase, producing MNLVVVSNRVARGKPNEPMTGGLAAALLPVVEHSGAIWVGSSGRVRDGHQKEPFAEIEALGSGAIATLDLPAAHYGGYYEGFANSALWPALHSRSDLIRVSRDDYLSYREVNAFMARALMRFRKNKTAFWVQDYHFLALGAELRDLGVDDPVGFFLHTPWPVAAVMQGVPNHRELITAMLAYDLLGFQTESDCQNFLGYAGGELGLIIEDGVVLSQHGRTRCEVFPIGIDAEKFAAYAAKSASHPDVSRLRRSLNGERLAIGVDRLDYSKGLVNRISAFDRLWTEQPQFARSISLLQIANPSRGGIEAYGNLQSEVARLVTDVNGRHGEVDWTPIRYLNKGFSQAVLAGLYRTAQVGVVTPLHDGMNLVAKEYVAAQNPADPGVLVLSKFAGAADELDTALLVNPHDIDGMARAIAVAAAMPLTERKMRWDAMMKKLRGHTIQQWSSDFVAELEKCRTEKVAAAPLAAQPPQALRWLKSAISGVRLI
- a CDS encoding LysE family translocator; translation: MLTFLAFIGTSIIVIVTPGPDTATTIRSTLLAGRMGGICTAAGIAIGQTVWALATSVGLATLLVASAPLFLTIKYLGAAYLIYLGICALYEAIWPPEQGSGIAVENEPHGRVRPWIAFRQGLISDLGNPKMAVFFTSLLPQFAPMGGSTFATLLALGIVFAVMTFLWLAFYAAAIHKVRNALQRPAMRCLVEGATGVVLIALGLRIATEQR
- a CDS encoding xanthine dehydrogenase family protein molybdopterin-binding subunit — encoded protein: MNAASFERYEGMLKVTGQARYEGEIIPEGMLHAALIESSVASGELQGLDASRAAALPGFAAIVTHTDAASLKPSAANALIRETAVHFHGQPVALVAADTLAQAREAARAVQVSITAKPALTQMDQALSSAYSPATVGRFPAASRRGDSSKALDDAEHVVRNHYVTAVNNHHPLEPHAVVCWWENGKAVVHTSTQAVFGTRAVIAQAFDMQAADIRVLARFLGGGFGCKGQLWWPWMLWAMLASRKAGRPVRLELSRAQMFTLVGRRQETAQDLALGFVDGRLTAIEHDVVAQTSSHAEFSDSTAVYTRFLYACPNVSTHHRLVRTNEPQPVPMRAPGTAPGTFALESAMDEAAELTGIDPLELRVRNFADHDQESGRPWSSNSLLECYRVGAERFGWAHRHRQSATQLDRWKIGLGMATTLYPAIRQACRARVSLSRDGSLLVQCGTQDMGSGTYTALAQIAADALGISMEKVTVELGDTSLPDGPFSGGSQVTASIFPAVEAATSKLRAALVRAAVAKATSPLSGKPTDDLEFRDEMIGSRSSNAGERLVDVLARAAPDGLEAEGESPATDHQNLAATGMGYGAIFVEVGVDTGLGEVRVRRVCAAFAAGRIVNPLLARSQYIGGLIGGIGMALHEQTVTDRTTGCILGKSFADYLVPVHADMPEFDIAMIEEDDPHLPGGVKGIGMLGTAGIQAAIANAVYDAIGKRIRNLPIRIEDCLA
- a CDS encoding FAD binding domain-containing protein produces the protein MSGPSFHYIRATEIGDAVAACVRPGATYLAGGTDLLQLWKAGLAAPRDVIDISRLPLADIFVDDSTLVLGALARLSEVAAHPDVTARHPLICAAILASASGQIRNQATIGGNLLQRTRCPYFRDRGLACNKHDPGSGCGARHGENRQAALFGGSAGCVATHASDLAVALAALDAEIVVASATGERRLALEDLYPLPGATTAPDSSLAAGDMITAIHVRDASRFATRSTYLKIRDRASFEFAVVSVAAALRIEDGVIAEVRLAAGGVAPLPWRLRPSEAALVGRVPTQQAFVAAAELAIEGASPLENNAFKIPLLRNAVIRTLQTVGGQS